The following proteins come from a genomic window of Meles meles chromosome 1, mMelMel3.1 paternal haplotype, whole genome shotgun sequence:
- the LOC123949518 gene encoding bile acid receptor-like isoform X2 encodes MANSYVTTSDGYCFAEPVQYYDILPEQINYQLHDTDFQESAYCQYSTVQFPTALPSQSLQSHFNTYSLDPQFGGGECGFDSYELNKPIYVVDHDAEDGYSGIKRSRRTHSSIRIKRQEELCVVCGDKASGYHYNALTCEGCKGFFRRSITKNAVYHCKNGGHCEMDMYMRRKCQECRLKKCKAVGMLAECLLTEIQCKSKRLRKNFKQKNSFYSSIKVEEEGLDNKLVSSTTRAGKMIKESMELTQEEHQLINNIVAAHQKYTIPLEETKKCLQKYVNPELSFLRLSETVVLHLQVLMDFTKGLPGPMRISDHSDHSLNFPNQSDNRTVIYSMETFCSEDCPPTTLTGIAEEFITTLFYFYRRMSELNITNTEYALLAATTVFFSDRPYLKDKQHVENIQEPILQILYKYSKIYHPEDLQHFARLIGRLTELRTLNHNYSEILSTWKAKDPKLASSLLEKWNLYSHC; translated from the exons ATGGCAAATTCTTATGTCACTACATCTGATGGTTACTGTTTTGCTGAACCAGTGCAGTACTATG ATATTCTGCCAGAGCAAATCAACTATCAGCTGCACGACACTGATTTTCAAGAATCAGCTTATTGCCAGTACTCTACTGTCCAGTTTCCAACAGCTCTGCCATCCCAATCTTTACAAAGTCATTTCAACACTTACAGCTTGGATCCACAGTTCGGTGGTGGAGAGTGTGGATTTGATTCCTATGAACTAAATAAACCCATTTATGTGGTTGACCATGATGCTGAAGATGGATATTCTGGAATAAAAAGGTCCAGACGAACTCACTCTTCTATTCGGATTAAGCGACAGGAAGAACTCTGTGTAGTTTGTGGTGATAAAGCATCAGGATATCATTATAATGCACTTACTTGCGAAGGTTGCAAGG GTTTTTTCCGACGTAGCATCACCAAAAATGCAGTATATCACTGCAAGAATGGTGGCCACTGTGAAATGGACATGTACATGCGTAGGAAATGTCAAGAGTGCAGACTGAAAAAGTGTAAGGCAGTAGGAATGCTGGCAGAAT GTTTGCTCACAGAAATCCAATGCAAATCAAAGAGACTTCGAAAGAACTTTAAACAGAAGAATAGTTTTTACTCTAGCATcaaagtggaagaggaaggacTAGACAACAAGCTTGTATCATCCACCACTAGAGCTGGAAAAATG ATTAAGGAGAGCATGGAACTAACTCAAGAGGAACATCAGCTCATTAATAACATTGTGGCTGCTCATCAAAAATATACAATTCCTTtagaggaaacaaagaaatgt CTGCAGAAGTATGTAAATCCTGAACTGAGCTTTTTGAGACTCTCGGAGACAGTGGTCCTACACTTACAGGTGTTAATGGATTTTACCAAGGGACTCCCAG GTCCTATGAGAATATCAGATCATTCAGATCATTCACTGAATTTTCCCAATCAGAGTGATAATAGGACTGTTATTTATTCTATGGAAACATTTTGCAGTGAAGACTGTCCACCTACTACACTGACTG GTATTGCTGAAGAATTTATTACCACATTATTTTACTTCTACAGAAGAATGAGTGAACTTAATATTACTAATACTGAATATGCTCTGCTTGCAGCAACAACTGTGTTTTTTTCAG ATCGTCCATACCTTAAAGATAAGCAGCATGTGGAAAATATACAAGAACCCATTTTACAAATTTTGtacaaatattcaaaaatttatcATCCAGAAGACCTACAGCATTTTGCTCGTCTCATAGGGAGGCTCACTGAACTGAGAACACTGAATCACAACTACTCAGAAATACTTAGTACCTGGAAAGCAAAAGACCCTAAATTGGCTAGTTCACTCTTGGAGAAATGGAATTTGTATTCACATTGTTGA
- the LOC123949518 gene encoding bile acid receptor-like isoform X1 yields MANSYVTTSDGYCFAEPVQYYDILPEQINYQLHDTDFQESAYCQYSTVQFPTALPSQSLQSHFNTYSLDPQFGGGECGFDSYELNKPIYVVDHDAEDGYSGIKRSRRTHSSIRIKRQEELCVVCGDKASGYHYNALTCEGCKGFFRRSITKNAVYHCKNGGHCEMDMYMRRKCQECRLKKCKAVGMLAECLLTEIQCKSKRLRKNFKQKNSFYSSIKVEEEGLDNKLVSSTTRAGKMIKESMELTQEEHQLINNIVAAHQKYTIPLEETKKCLQKYVNPELSFLRLSETVVLHLQVLMDFTKGLPGFENLTAEDQTALCKGSKTEVMFLHGAQLYSQKECLSSASESPMRISDHSDHSLNFPNQSDNRTVIYSMETFCSEDCPPTTLTGIAEEFITTLFYFYRRMSELNITNTEYALLAATTVFFSDRPYLKDKQHVENIQEPILQILYKYSKIYHPEDLQHFARLIGRLTELRTLNHNYSEILSTWKAKDPKLASSLLEKWNLYSHC; encoded by the exons ATGGCAAATTCTTATGTCACTACATCTGATGGTTACTGTTTTGCTGAACCAGTGCAGTACTATG ATATTCTGCCAGAGCAAATCAACTATCAGCTGCACGACACTGATTTTCAAGAATCAGCTTATTGCCAGTACTCTACTGTCCAGTTTCCAACAGCTCTGCCATCCCAATCTTTACAAAGTCATTTCAACACTTACAGCTTGGATCCACAGTTCGGTGGTGGAGAGTGTGGATTTGATTCCTATGAACTAAATAAACCCATTTATGTGGTTGACCATGATGCTGAAGATGGATATTCTGGAATAAAAAGGTCCAGACGAACTCACTCTTCTATTCGGATTAAGCGACAGGAAGAACTCTGTGTAGTTTGTGGTGATAAAGCATCAGGATATCATTATAATGCACTTACTTGCGAAGGTTGCAAGG GTTTTTTCCGACGTAGCATCACCAAAAATGCAGTATATCACTGCAAGAATGGTGGCCACTGTGAAATGGACATGTACATGCGTAGGAAATGTCAAGAGTGCAGACTGAAAAAGTGTAAGGCAGTAGGAATGCTGGCAGAAT GTTTGCTCACAGAAATCCAATGCAAATCAAAGAGACTTCGAAAGAACTTTAAACAGAAGAATAGTTTTTACTCTAGCATcaaagtggaagaggaaggacTAGACAACAAGCTTGTATCATCCACCACTAGAGCTGGAAAAATG ATTAAGGAGAGCATGGAACTAACTCAAGAGGAACATCAGCTCATTAATAACATTGTGGCTGCTCATCAAAAATATACAATTCCTTtagaggaaacaaagaaatgt CTGCAGAAGTATGTAAATCCTGAACTGAGCTTTTTGAGACTCTCGGAGACAGTGGTCCTACACTTACAGGTGTTAATGGATTTTACCAAGGGACTCCCAG GATTTGAGAATTTGACAGCTGAGGACCAGACTGCATTATGCAAAGGATCAAAAACTGAAGTGATGTTCCTTCATGGGGCCCAACTTTACAGTCAGAAAGAATGTCTTTCATCAGCTTCTGAAA GTCCTATGAGAATATCAGATCATTCAGATCATTCACTGAATTTTCCCAATCAGAGTGATAATAGGACTGTTATTTATTCTATGGAAACATTTTGCAGTGAAGACTGTCCACCTACTACACTGACTG GTATTGCTGAAGAATTTATTACCACATTATTTTACTTCTACAGAAGAATGAGTGAACTTAATATTACTAATACTGAATATGCTCTGCTTGCAGCAACAACTGTGTTTTTTTCAG ATCGTCCATACCTTAAAGATAAGCAGCATGTGGAAAATATACAAGAACCCATTTTACAAATTTTGtacaaatattcaaaaatttatcATCCAGAAGACCTACAGCATTTTGCTCGTCTCATAGGGAGGCTCACTGAACTGAGAACACTGAATCACAACTACTCAGAAATACTTAGTACCTGGAAAGCAAAAGACCCTAAATTGGCTAGTTCACTCTTGGAGAAATGGAATTTGTATTCACATTGTTGA